The Candidatus Koribacter versatilis Ellin345 genome has a segment encoding these proteins:
- the rpoN gene encoding RNA polymerase factor sigma-54 codes for MVLLQPRLNLKVSQKQILTPGLVQMVSVLALNKMELKEMINEEMIENPVLEELDENVPLIDDISAKEEQRDRDSSLATAEEAPATPEAKDPFEEIDFGSFFQEYLDPGYRSSSEIEDVERPSFENFLSKPTTLTDHLMWQLGSMHLKDDVLAAAELIIGNLNDEGYLTASEDELLGISTEEAGAEPSSESAKAVSTDVDQQISALEMAGFEAGENIEVTEESDSHSEIDGGNTAVQVETAVEPPRPTLVPPRTAPAAVPFCRDALREAIHIIQNLDPVGVATQDLRECLLIQLRYFEGLPHKNGNGHIAQAIDDGIRMVSDHMHELQNKQYKEISKALGRPIESITAALDFIRTLDPKPGLRYNKQETRLIEPDVAFVKQGDEYIVVMNDEEIPQLRVNPGYKRLLNRDAAEKDVRNYVKERYKSAIQLIKNIEQRKQTILKVCYSIINRQRDFLDHGIDQLKPMMIKEVAEEIGVHPSTVSRAVANKYVHTSQGVYELRYFFSESVNGPEGGATSLLILKRRVKKLIEEEDPARPLTDEQITRILQSQGIQVTRRTVAKYREDMRIPSTHQRRVKS; via the coding sequence ATGGTGCTTCTCCAGCCTAGACTGAATCTCAAAGTGTCTCAGAAACAGATCCTCACCCCGGGTCTGGTTCAGATGGTCAGCGTCCTTGCGCTCAATAAAATGGAGCTCAAGGAGATGATCAATGAGGAGATGATTGAAAACCCGGTCCTCGAAGAACTCGACGAAAATGTACCCCTCATAGACGACATCTCCGCCAAGGAAGAACAACGCGACCGCGATTCTTCCCTGGCCACCGCTGAAGAAGCCCCCGCCACTCCTGAAGCCAAGGACCCATTTGAAGAAATCGACTTCGGCTCCTTCTTCCAGGAATACCTCGATCCGGGTTACCGCAGTTCGAGCGAAATCGAAGACGTAGAACGTCCTTCCTTCGAAAACTTCCTCTCCAAGCCAACCACCCTCACCGACCACCTCATGTGGCAGCTTGGCTCCATGCATTTGAAGGACGACGTTCTCGCCGCTGCCGAACTCATCATCGGCAACCTCAACGATGAGGGCTATCTCACCGCCAGCGAAGACGAACTCCTCGGCATCTCCACCGAAGAAGCCGGTGCCGAACCTTCCAGCGAGAGTGCGAAAGCCGTCTCCACTGATGTTGACCAGCAGATTTCCGCCCTCGAGATGGCGGGCTTCGAAGCTGGAGAAAATATCGAAGTCACTGAAGAGTCGGATTCCCATTCCGAGATCGACGGCGGCAACACTGCCGTTCAGGTTGAAACCGCCGTCGAACCGCCGCGGCCTACTCTGGTCCCCCCGCGTACCGCGCCAGCCGCCGTTCCGTTCTGTCGCGACGCCCTTCGTGAAGCGATCCATATCATCCAGAATCTCGATCCCGTTGGGGTTGCGACGCAAGACCTCCGCGAGTGCCTGCTGATCCAGCTTCGCTACTTCGAAGGCCTGCCCCACAAGAACGGCAACGGCCACATCGCGCAAGCAATTGACGACGGCATACGCATGGTCAGCGATCACATGCACGAACTCCAGAACAAGCAGTACAAGGAGATCTCGAAAGCACTCGGCCGTCCCATCGAATCGATCACTGCAGCGTTAGATTTCATCCGCACCCTCGACCCCAAGCCCGGCCTCCGCTACAACAAGCAGGAGACGCGTCTCATCGAGCCCGATGTCGCCTTCGTCAAACAAGGTGACGAATACATCGTCGTCATGAACGACGAAGAAATCCCGCAGCTCCGCGTCAATCCCGGCTACAAGCGCCTCCTCAATCGCGACGCCGCCGAGAAAGACGTTCGCAACTACGTCAAAGAGCGCTACAAGTCAGCCATCCAGCTCATCAAGAACATCGAGCAGCGTAAACAAACGATCCTCAAAGTCTGCTACTCGATCATCAATCGCCAGCGCGACTTCCTCGACCACGGCATTGACCAGCTCAAGCCGATGATGATCAAAGAAGTCGCCGAAGAAATTGGCGTGCATCCTTCAACCGTCAGCCGAGCCGTCGCCAACAAATACGTTCACACCTCGCAAGGTGTCTACGAACTCCGCTACTTCTTCAGTGAAAGCGTGAATGGTCCGGAAGGCGGTGCGACATCACTGCTCATCCTCAAGCGCCGCGTAAAGAAGCTAATCGAAGAAGAAGACCCGGCCCGCCCGCTAACCGACGAGCAAATCACCCGCATCCTGCAATCCCAGGGAATTCAAGTCACGCGCCGCACCGTCGCCAAATACCGCGAAGACATGCGAATTCCCAGCACCCACCAGCGCCGCGTCAAAAGCTAG
- a CDS encoding phytoene desaturase family protein yields MSGRVVVVGAGPNGLSAAIVAAQAGYSVEVYEAEEIAGGAARTMELTLPGFHHDFGSAVHPMAAGSPFFTTLPLHDYGLEWIQPGAPLAHPLDDGTAVVLERDIGEAALALGRDGGAWRNLFGTYARRWSELAGEILRPALRVPGHPVMMAEFGMRALASASALARNKFREERTRALFAGMAAHSFLSLDEPMSAGIAMVLGITAHAVGWPIPRGGAGAITQALIGYLESLGGRVVTSHRVEELRALGEYRFAMCDVTPRQLLGMTQFPAAYTRSLQRYRYGPGVFKVDYALSSPVPWKVKECARAGTVHIGGTLEEIEASEKATRGGQHAERPFVLLSQPTLFDASRAPDGKHIAWAYCHVPNGSTFDMLPRLEAQIERFAPGFRDCVLARRVWAPADLEKQDANLVGGDIVGGIPDWKQTFFRPSWRGYSTPLQDVYLCSSSTPPGGGVHGMCGFHAATIAVKKFSR; encoded by the coding sequence GTGAGCGGACGCGTGGTCGTGGTGGGTGCGGGACCGAATGGGCTTTCGGCGGCGATCGTCGCGGCGCAGGCGGGATATTCCGTTGAGGTGTACGAGGCGGAGGAGATAGCCGGCGGCGCGGCGCGCACGATGGAACTGACGCTGCCAGGCTTCCACCACGACTTCGGTTCGGCAGTGCATCCCATGGCGGCAGGCTCCCCCTTCTTCACCACCCTCCCGCTCCACGACTACGGGCTGGAGTGGATTCAGCCGGGGGCTCCGTTAGCGCATCCCCTAGACGATGGAACGGCTGTCGTGCTGGAGCGCGATATCGGCGAGGCGGCGCTGGCACTCGGGCGAGATGGGGGGGCGTGGCGGAATCTGTTTGGAACCTACGCGCGGCGGTGGAGTGAGCTTGCGGGCGAGATTCTGCGACCGGCGCTGCGGGTGCCGGGGCATCCGGTGATGATGGCGGAGTTTGGGATGCGGGCGCTGGCGTCGGCGAGTGCGCTGGCGCGGAATAAATTTCGAGAGGAGCGCACACGAGCGCTGTTTGCGGGGATGGCTGCACATTCGTTTCTTTCCCTCGATGAGCCGATGAGCGCGGGGATTGCGATGGTGCTGGGTATTACGGCGCACGCGGTGGGCTGGCCGATTCCGCGCGGGGGCGCGGGGGCGATTACGCAGGCGCTGATTGGGTATCTGGAATCGCTGGGCGGGAGGGTGGTGACTTCGCATCGTGTGGAGGAACTGCGGGCTCTTGGCGAATATCGCTTCGCGATGTGCGATGTGACGCCGCGGCAGTTGCTGGGGATGACGCAGTTCCCTGCTGCCTATACACGAAGCTTGCAGCGGTATCGGTATGGGCCGGGAGTGTTTAAGGTGGATTATGCGTTGTCGTCGCCAGTGCCGTGGAAGGTGAAGGAGTGTGCGCGGGCGGGGACTGTTCATATCGGCGGGACGCTGGAGGAGATTGAGGCGTCCGAAAAAGCTACTCGCGGTGGTCAACATGCGGAACGGCCATTTGTGCTGCTGTCGCAGCCGACGTTGTTTGATGCTTCGCGCGCGCCGGATGGGAAGCACATCGCGTGGGCGTATTGTCATGTGCCGAATGGATCGACCTTCGATATGTTGCCGCGACTGGAAGCGCAGATTGAACGCTTCGCGCCGGGATTTCGGGATTGCGTATTGGCACGAAGAGTGTGGGCACCGGCGGATTTGGAGAAGCAAGACGCGAACCTTGTCGGTGGCGATATTGTGGGAGGGATTCCGGATTGGAAGCAGACGTTCTTTCGGCCGTCGTGGAGAGGGTATTCGACGCCGCTGCAGGATGTTTATTTGTGCTCTTCTTCTACTCCGCCGGGGGGCGGGGTGCATGGGATGTGCGGGTTCCATGCGGCGACGATAGCGGTGAAGAAGTTTTCGCGATGA
- a CDS encoding lipase maturation factor family protein yields MESLLSGDDERQREDELPFWRNWVRVLFSSEHGARDRLWPRWIFLRCLGLIYFSAFYSLVFQVKGLIGVDGILPARTYLRVIAEGAPGITRFWYAPTLYWISTSTGFIYALCWVGLIASLLLLLNLWPRGMLVLCFLCFLSFVGAAGDFSSYQSDGMLLEAGFICLFFAPPGWRPGLAASHPPSRASLFLLQWEWLRIYFESGIVKLASGDVQWRNFTAMDEYYQNGPLPTWIGWYIQHLPHTLHAFATGATLVMELGLIWMILLPRRFRIVLFAIVCSWEVMVIATANYAFLNYLVLSLGILLVDDRFVLSVFRRKDIVFTTEAQRHRELEFLGRHWRAARLAVATVMLTWVFYATAAELLLLLWRGAPVPTEPVAVLEPFRIANQYGLFAVMTRGRYEIEFQGSMDGEHWTAYPFRYKPQALNEAPKVYAPYQPRFDWNLWFASLDNWRNAPIVPNAEVQLLRNQRDVLGLFAGNPFASAPPRQVRAVLWQYWFTTMDEKRTTGNWWRREFLGLYAPTVELGEDGRPRFVREPVVESREP; encoded by the coding sequence ATGGAATCCCTGCTCAGCGGCGACGACGAGAGGCAGCGCGAGGACGAACTGCCCTTCTGGCGGAACTGGGTCCGCGTCCTCTTTTCTTCCGAACACGGCGCGCGCGACCGGCTGTGGCCACGCTGGATTTTTCTGCGCTGCCTCGGCCTGATCTACTTCTCGGCGTTCTACTCGCTGGTGTTCCAGGTGAAGGGCCTGATCGGCGTCGATGGCATCCTGCCGGCACGCACCTACCTGCGGGTGATTGCCGAGGGCGCGCCGGGGATCACGCGCTTCTGGTATGCGCCGACGCTGTACTGGATCTCGACCAGCACCGGGTTCATCTACGCGCTGTGCTGGGTGGGGCTGATCGCTTCCCTGCTCCTGCTGCTGAACCTGTGGCCCCGGGGGATGCTGGTCCTCTGCTTCCTCTGCTTTCTTTCCTTCGTGGGGGCGGCAGGCGATTTTTCTTCCTATCAATCTGACGGCATGCTGCTGGAGGCAGGATTCATCTGCCTTTTTTTTGCGCCTCCGGGATGGCGGCCGGGATTGGCTGCGTCGCATCCACCCTCGCGCGCTTCGCTGTTCCTGCTGCAGTGGGAATGGCTGCGCATCTACTTCGAGAGTGGCATTGTGAAGCTCGCCAGCGGCGATGTGCAGTGGCGCAACTTCACCGCCATGGATGAGTACTACCAGAACGGTCCGCTGCCAACGTGGATCGGCTGGTACATCCAGCACCTGCCGCACACGTTGCACGCGTTCGCCACGGGCGCGACGCTGGTGATGGAACTCGGGCTGATCTGGATGATCCTGCTGCCGCGGCGCTTCCGCATTGTGCTGTTCGCCATCGTGTGCTCGTGGGAAGTGATGGTGATCGCGACCGCGAACTATGCCTTCCTGAACTACCTGGTGCTGTCGCTGGGGATCTTGCTGGTGGATGATCGGTTCGTGCTGTCGGTGTTTCGGCGGAAGGACATCGTATTCACCACAGAGGCGCAGAGGCACAGAGAGTTGGAGTTTCTGGGTCGGCATTGGCGCGCGGCTCGGTTGGCTGTCGCGACGGTGATGCTGACTTGGGTATTCTATGCGACGGCCGCGGAACTGCTGCTGCTGTTGTGGCGTGGAGCGCCGGTTCCGACCGAGCCTGTCGCGGTGCTGGAGCCGTTCCGGATCGCCAACCAGTATGGCTTGTTCGCGGTGATGACGCGCGGGCGGTACGAGATCGAGTTCCAGGGCTCGATGGATGGCGAGCACTGGACGGCGTATCCGTTTAGGTACAAGCCGCAGGCGCTGAACGAGGCTCCGAAGGTGTATGCGCCGTATCAGCCGCGGTTCGACTGGAACCTGTGGTTCGCGTCGCTGGATAACTGGCGGAACGCGCCGATCGTCCCTAACGCCGAGGTGCAACTGCTGCGCAACCAGCGCGATGTGCTCGGGCTGTTCGCGGGGAACCCGTTCGCGTCGGCGCCGCCGAGGCAGGTGCGCGCCGTGCTGTGGCAGTATTGGTTCACCACGATGGACGAGAAGCGCACGACGGGCAACTGGTGGCGACGGGAGTTCCTCGGCCTCTACGCACCGACAGTAGAGCTAGGCGAGGATGGCCGTCCGCGGTTCGTCCGTGAGCCAGTAGTAGAGAGCCGCGAGCCGTGA
- a CDS encoding DUF6602 domain-containing protein — MITNIADLLNRLREAEIARIDAQGIKHTSTIGDMYEGLTSTILQRTLPKGADLRVVSGFAETASGAMSGQLDCMIVSGSGRKLPYTDAYVWKVKDVLAVIEVKKTLFSDQFATAYDQLRNLLELHWTDFSATHGDQIDIGPALQAYRLTTGLESPRHADAAKLPFHLEMLYRTLVVEQISPLRIIFGYRGFASEGSLREAFFDFIEAHSKQRGFGGSSLPSLIICGKISLVKLIGMPFTAPMDGERWLIYASSNQNPLYFLLEFIWTKLSHRFSMPEWFMSDLTLSQLSPVLSGKAVRKGDVSGWEYWTHSPDLSKKSDLPEPGYWEPVAVSEYGFYVFNLLCQREKLPRTEEFMGQTAEEKAEFQLLLDRRIIGFDGDQIVLLTNQAQCVFAPDGQAYVGENDTGRLTAWLRKRFFDNSR; from the coding sequence ATGATCACTAACATTGCCGACCTGTTGAACAGGCTCCGCGAGGCCGAGATCGCCCGAATCGACGCGCAAGGGATTAAACACACGTCGACAATCGGAGATATGTATGAGGGGCTCACGTCCACGATCCTCCAAAGGACCTTACCGAAGGGCGCTGATTTGCGCGTGGTCTCCGGATTTGCAGAAACCGCCTCCGGAGCCATGTCAGGGCAACTCGATTGCATGATTGTGTCCGGAAGCGGTCGAAAGCTTCCCTACACCGACGCCTATGTCTGGAAAGTGAAAGACGTTCTAGCTGTTATAGAGGTGAAGAAAACTCTCTTCTCTGATCAATTTGCGACTGCATATGATCAGCTCAGAAATCTACTCGAACTGCATTGGACCGACTTCTCGGCAACTCATGGGGATCAAATTGACATCGGACCCGCGCTTCAGGCGTACAGGCTCACAACCGGCCTTGAATCCCCTCGCCACGCGGACGCGGCGAAACTCCCATTCCATCTAGAGATGCTTTATAGAACGCTGGTTGTTGAACAAATATCCCCTCTTAGAATCATTTTTGGCTATAGAGGGTTTGCGTCCGAGGGATCGCTCCGCGAGGCCTTCTTCGATTTCATCGAAGCGCATTCTAAGCAGAGAGGATTCGGCGGTAGCAGCCTTCCAAGCCTGATAATCTGCGGAAAAATCAGCCTTGTGAAACTGATTGGGATGCCATTCACCGCCCCCATGGATGGCGAGAGATGGCTGATCTACGCATCGTCGAATCAAAATCCACTGTACTTTCTTCTTGAGTTCATTTGGACGAAGTTGTCCCACAGATTCTCGATGCCGGAGTGGTTCATGTCGGACCTGACTTTGTCTCAGCTGTCGCCGGTTTTGTCTGGCAAGGCCGTTCGCAAAGGGGATGTCAGCGGATGGGAATACTGGACGCACTCGCCAGACTTGTCGAAGAAGAGCGATCTTCCGGAACCAGGCTATTGGGAGCCCGTGGCCGTTTCGGAATACGGGTTTTATGTATTCAATTTACTCTGCCAACGCGAGAAGCTACCTAGAACCGAAGAGTTCATGGGACAGACGGCGGAAGAGAAAGCGGAGTTCCAATTACTTCTTGATCGGAGAATCATTGGTTTTGACGGGGATCAGATAGTGCTTTTGACCAATCAAGCGCAATGTGTCTTCGCTCCAGACGGTCAAGCCTACGTAGGCGAAAACGACACTGGCAGATTGACCGCTTGGCTGCGGAAGAGGTTCTTTGACAACTCTCGTTAG
- a CDS encoding ATP-binding protein yields the protein MASTLAQSLQSVLDELSVGITANGYRSLNLRVLLENPNKFVTGSLTFSENSFRVSDPEIHKYNDATLISVVSDVEMWRDFLVRMLTDNFSLFGTEIPLSLAFSQSQPDTDLNSDISSPRFAYHFDLNNRYYHQTRGTLMAIGRPPYASIEDASARFVHQLKSRTGGILHEGRLVVSLPTKPLIASAEWIPGELRIRFHEGLQPRYQLDILFWTGASVIESQSHSSLGRDFTSAVPKRTTRITAYLIRDDGNVAHSFELRSPYTFVGEKTATLSLEQLVRADIAAGESEIREMKAFFNPDGNTEMKTRVLHTTIAFANTQGGTIYIGVEDNGEFSGTPKLRGVSSKRVPSECAKDISKKLRKLIIENTRPVVEVQANEICLSGDWVIALSVGKSTEVVSTHRNVVVIRAGASNRLPDPKWFEQRKADNSWF from the coding sequence ATGGCCTCGACATTGGCGCAATCACTCCAGAGTGTTCTAGATGAATTGTCAGTAGGAATCACTGCCAATGGTTATCGCTCTCTAAACCTACGTGTTCTCCTAGAGAATCCGAACAAGTTCGTAACGGGATCGCTAACCTTCAGCGAAAACAGCTTTCGCGTATCCGATCCGGAGATACATAAGTACAACGATGCGACGCTCATCTCAGTGGTTTCTGACGTCGAGATGTGGCGCGATTTCTTGGTGCGGATGCTCACGGATAACTTCTCGTTATTTGGTACAGAGATCCCACTATCGTTGGCGTTCAGCCAGTCACAACCGGATACCGATCTCAATTCGGACATTTCCTCTCCGCGCTTCGCGTATCACTTCGATCTTAATAATCGCTACTACCATCAGACCCGAGGAACACTCATGGCGATAGGGCGACCACCGTATGCCAGTATCGAGGATGCGTCAGCGCGATTCGTGCATCAATTGAAATCACGAACAGGTGGGATTCTCCACGAAGGCAGGCTGGTGGTGAGCCTTCCGACGAAACCGCTCATCGCTTCCGCCGAATGGATTCCTGGCGAGCTCCGAATAAGATTTCATGAAGGGCTGCAGCCGCGTTATCAATTGGATATTTTGTTTTGGACGGGCGCCTCCGTCATCGAATCTCAATCACATTCCTCGCTCGGGCGAGACTTTACGTCCGCCGTTCCGAAACGAACCACGAGAATTACGGCATACCTAATCCGCGATGATGGGAATGTCGCGCATAGCTTCGAATTGCGGTCTCCGTATACTTTCGTCGGGGAAAAAACAGCAACACTCAGCTTGGAACAGCTGGTAAGAGCCGACATCGCCGCCGGCGAAAGCGAGATACGGGAGATGAAGGCGTTTTTTAACCCTGACGGAAACACCGAAATGAAGACGAGAGTGCTTCATACGACCATTGCGTTCGCTAATACGCAGGGAGGAACGATCTACATCGGCGTTGAAGATAACGGCGAATTTTCAGGAACTCCGAAACTGCGTGGCGTGAGTTCCAAACGCGTTCCCTCAGAGTGTGCGAAGGACATCTCCAAGAAACTGAGAAAACTCATCATCGAGAACACACGACCGGTTGTGGAAGTGCAAGCCAACGAAATCTGCCTTTCAGGGGATTGGGTGATTGCGCTTTCGGTCGGGAAGTCCACCGAGGTGGTGAGCACTCATCGAAATGTAGTGGTGATTCGAGCGGGTGCCAGTAACCGACTCCCTGACCCAAAATGGTTCGAACAGCGCAAAGCCGACAACTCTTGGTTCTAA
- a CDS encoding right-handed parallel beta-helix repeat-containing protein has translation MLSSFLFNAPHLFGSRRTASDVIHLSPGDDIQAAVNANPAGTSFVLSAGEYRLQSIRPKDNDSFQGEGLVVLNGSQVLPAEPATTYTGQSLWKVRATPNRVQYGQCQSVAPLCGYTQDLFVRGVLMAPAPYLIFLTPRSFYFDRNTHQIFFVRAQSSSVHAALFVELATRNYAFYGSAKGVRIANLVVEKYANEAQKGAIGGDRSGSGWTLDNVEVRWNHGAGVELGPRSTLQNSKIHHNGQLGVAMSGPDCLVRNNEIAWNNYAHFDPNWEAGGSKFWATSNLEVDSNDVHDNEGPGLWTDTDNIHTVYENNRVIHNSVTGIVHEVSYDATIRNNLVKENGYGKNNWMWGAQITIQNSSNVEVYLNQVEVAPGYGNGIAVINQNRGTGAYGPRVASNNTVHFNVVVYHGSAGTTGFADDTGTAAATQNAFDNNIYVTPNCAGVHWRWLSGKYWTDFQGLGQELNGSCQN, from the coding sequence GTGCTCTCAAGTTTTCTCTTCAATGCGCCGCACCTTTTTGGGTCTCGCCGTACCGCATCCGACGTCATTCATCTTTCGCCGGGTGACGACATTCAGGCTGCGGTCAACGCCAATCCGGCAGGAACGTCGTTCGTGCTGTCGGCCGGCGAGTACCGATTGCAGAGCATACGCCCCAAGGACAACGACAGCTTCCAGGGAGAGGGACTTGTGGTCCTCAATGGATCGCAGGTTCTTCCGGCGGAGCCCGCGACGACCTATACCGGTCAGTCGCTCTGGAAGGTAAGAGCAACTCCGAACCGTGTCCAATATGGACAATGCCAGTCCGTCGCGCCCTTATGCGGCTATACGCAGGACTTGTTCGTGCGCGGCGTGCTCATGGCGCCCGCGCCCTATTTGATCTTTCTCACTCCCCGATCGTTTTATTTCGACCGCAACACCCACCAGATATTTTTTGTGCGCGCGCAATCGTCCTCGGTGCATGCAGCCCTGTTCGTCGAACTTGCGACCAGGAACTACGCCTTCTACGGAAGCGCCAAGGGAGTACGAATTGCCAATCTTGTCGTCGAGAAGTATGCCAACGAGGCGCAAAAAGGAGCGATCGGCGGGGACCGCAGCGGCAGCGGTTGGACACTCGACAATGTCGAAGTGCGATGGAACCACGGTGCCGGCGTGGAACTCGGCCCGCGATCAACCCTGCAGAACTCGAAGATCCATCATAACGGCCAACTCGGGGTAGCGATGAGCGGCCCGGACTGCCTGGTTCGGAACAACGAGATCGCGTGGAACAACTATGCGCACTTCGACCCCAACTGGGAAGCCGGAGGCTCGAAGTTCTGGGCCACCTCGAACCTGGAAGTGGACAGCAATGACGTTCACGACAATGAGGGCCCCGGGTTATGGACGGACACGGACAACATCCACACGGTTTATGAGAACAACCGCGTCATCCACAATTCGGTCACTGGCATCGTTCACGAGGTCAGTTACGACGCCACGATTCGTAACAACCTTGTCAAAGAGAACGGTTACGGCAAGAACAACTGGATGTGGGGGGCGCAGATCACCATTCAGAATTCCTCGAACGTCGAGGTCTATCTCAACCAGGTGGAAGTCGCGCCCGGCTACGGAAACGGGATTGCTGTCATCAACCAGAACCGCGGTACCGGGGCCTACGGCCCGCGAGTAGCGTCGAACAACACGGTGCACTTCAACGTGGTGGTGTATCACGGAAGCGCGGGAACCACGGGTTTCGCGGACGATACCGGCACTGCAGCCGCCACGCAAAACGCATTCGACAACAACATCTACGTGACTCCGAACTGCGCGGGAGTTCATTGGCGCTGGCTCAGCGGCAAGTATTGGACCGATTTTCAAGGTCTCGGGCAGGAACTCAATGGCAGCTGTCAGAATTAG
- a CDS encoding VOC family protein, translating into MIAKNTICLWYDKDALDAAQFYAATFPDSAVTAVHKAPGDYPSGKAGDVLTVQFTVLGIPCLGLNGGPMMKHSEAFSFQVSTEDQAETDRYWNAIVGNGGQESECGWCKDKWGLSWQITPRVLMEALAAGGAESQRAFAAMMGMRKIDVAAIEKARKG; encoded by the coding sequence ATGATCGCAAAAAATACCATCTGCCTGTGGTACGACAAAGACGCCCTCGACGCCGCGCAGTTCTATGCCGCAACTTTTCCGGACAGCGCCGTGACCGCTGTTCATAAGGCTCCGGGCGATTATCCGAGCGGCAAGGCAGGCGATGTGCTGACCGTGCAGTTCACCGTGCTGGGGATCCCGTGCCTCGGTTTGAATGGCGGCCCGATGATGAAACATAGCGAGGCGTTCTCATTCCAGGTGTCGACCGAGGACCAGGCGGAGACCGACCGCTACTGGAATGCGATCGTAGGCAACGGCGGCCAGGAAAGCGAATGCGGCTGGTGCAAAGACAAGTGGGGCCTGTCGTGGCAGATCACGCCTCGGGTGCTCATGGAGGCGCTGGCGGCGGGAGGCGCGGAGTCGCAACGCGCGTTTGCCGCGATGATGGGGATGCGGAAGATTGATGTCGCGGCGATTGAGAAGGCGCGGAAGGGGTAG
- the hpf gene encoding ribosome hibernation-promoting factor, HPF/YfiA family — MNVEVIGRQYNITPAVRKEVESGLEKLTKILGESFKSKVILSVEKHRNLAEITIKRRAQDLVGLGESTDMRTAIGEALEHIEKQALKHNNRRRNIKRKGKADWKETSEGEQALTIAVGSTATTAVPVMVHKFPSVTRTTEAHLTRSQDAVALRPMTVEEAVKECEFRDREVFVFRDKKGRVNVLHRRKDGKMELIEAP; from the coding sequence ATGAACGTAGAAGTCATTGGCAGACAGTACAACATCACTCCCGCCGTTCGTAAGGAGGTGGAATCGGGCCTCGAAAAGCTCACCAAGATTTTGGGTGAGAGTTTCAAAAGCAAGGTCATTCTTTCGGTCGAGAAACATCGCAACCTCGCGGAAATTACGATCAAGCGCCGCGCCCAGGATCTGGTGGGGCTGGGGGAGTCCACCGACATGCGGACGGCGATCGGCGAAGCGTTGGAGCATATTGAGAAGCAGGCACTGAAACACAACAATCGCCGGAGGAACATTAAGCGCAAGGGCAAAGCGGATTGGAAGGAGACGTCGGAGGGCGAGCAGGCGCTGACTATCGCCGTGGGATCGACGGCGACAACCGCGGTGCCGGTGATGGTGCACAAGTTTCCGTCGGTTACACGGACGACGGAGGCACACCTTACGCGCTCGCAGGACGCTGTCGCGCTGCGGCCGATGACCGTGGAAGAAGCGGTGAAGGAATGTGAATTCCGCGATCGCGAAGTGTTTGTGTTTCGCGATAAAAAGGGAAGAGTGAATGTTCTGCATCGTCGGAAAGACGGGAAGATGGAATTGATTGAAGCTCCTTAA
- a CDS encoding DinB family protein produces MNAQVSEPWLRGTLTDVAAVQRAVLHALELAGEDLHRWCDSLTDEEVNRAHGKIASVAFQLRHIVGSIDRLLTYAEEKQLSAEQLEYLKAEDQQGGNTATLMAMLDRSLAEAAGRIRAFSPTELESPRVVGKKQLPATLGGLLVHVADHTQRHVGQAIVTAKLARG; encoded by the coding sequence ATGAATGCACAAGTTTCGGAACCCTGGTTGCGCGGAACGCTGACCGATGTTGCCGCGGTCCAGCGCGCCGTGCTGCACGCGCTCGAGCTCGCCGGTGAAGACCTGCATCGCTGGTGCGACTCGCTGACGGACGAAGAGGTGAACCGAGCGCACGGGAAGATTGCTTCGGTGGCGTTCCAGTTGCGCCACATTGTGGGGAGCATCGACCGGCTGCTGACTTACGCGGAAGAGAAACAGTTGTCGGCAGAACAACTCGAGTATCTAAAAGCAGAAGATCAGCAGGGCGGAAACACCGCAACGCTGATGGCGATGCTCGACAGGAGTCTTGCCGAGGCAGCGGGACGCATTCGCGCGTTCTCGCCGACGGAACTGGAATCACCGCGGGTGGTTGGGAAGAAGCAACTGCCGGCTACGCTTGGAGGTTTGCTGGTCCACGTCGCCGACCACACGCAGCGCCACGTAGGGCAGGCGATTGTGACTGCGAAGCTAGCGCGCGGGTAA